A window from Planctomycetia bacterium encodes these proteins:
- a CDS encoding tyrosine-type recombinase/integrase, whose protein sequence is MTARTKRRGNGEGSIYQRSDGRWCGCINIGYNGAGKRQRKVVYGATKKEVQDGLTKLQGKKLGGVLVKVERQTVAEFLTWWLESVAKGRIRATTYANYETMIRVHVNPRLGGLALAKLLPDHLINLQTSMADAGASPRVRQLTYAILHRALGDAMRLGKVARNVCDVVDRPRVEKSTVRALDPGQVDDFLVAAETDRLYALYVLAIASGLRLGELCGLQWSDVDLDAGTVTVRHTLMEVKGRSELSQPKSESGRRRVDLAAAAVAALVEHRKQLMREGLAGCPFVFCDTDGNTLRRSNITRRSFKPTLKRAGLPDMRFHDLRHTSASLLLTKGVHPKVVQERLGHSQISLTLDTYSHVMPSLQRDAANSLDGFLVRKKATTA, encoded by the coding sequence ATGACAGCACGAACTAAACGACGCGGCAACGGGGAAGGCAGCATCTACCAACGGTCGGACGGCCGCTGGTGCGGCTGCATCAACATCGGCTACAACGGCGCGGGCAAGCGACAACGCAAGGTCGTGTACGGCGCGACTAAGAAGGAAGTCCAGGACGGACTGACCAAACTCCAAGGCAAGAAGCTCGGCGGCGTCCTGGTCAAGGTCGAGCGGCAAACCGTCGCGGAGTTTCTGACCTGGTGGTTGGAAAGCGTGGCGAAGGGACGAATTCGCGCGACGACATATGCCAATTACGAGACTATGATCCGCGTTCACGTGAATCCGCGGCTCGGCGGCCTCGCGTTGGCGAAGCTTCTTCCCGACCACCTGATCAACTTGCAGACGTCCATGGCGGACGCTGGCGCCTCGCCACGGGTGCGGCAACTCACGTACGCGATCCTTCACCGGGCCCTCGGCGATGCCATGCGCCTCGGAAAGGTCGCGCGGAATGTCTGCGACGTCGTCGATCGGCCACGCGTCGAAAAGTCGACTGTTCGAGCGCTGGATCCCGGCCAAGTCGACGATTTCCTTGTCGCCGCGGAAACTGACCGGCTGTACGCCCTCTATGTGCTGGCAATCGCCTCCGGTCTTCGCCTCGGTGAACTGTGCGGGCTGCAATGGTCGGACGTCGACCTCGACGCTGGGACGGTGACAGTGCGGCACACGCTGATGGAGGTAAAAGGGCGGAGCGAGCTCAGCCAGCCGAAGAGCGAAAGCGGCCGGCGACGCGTCGACTTGGCGGCGGCGGCCGTGGCGGCTCTCGTGGAACATCGAAAGCAATTGATGCGCGAGGGGCTCGCGGGCTGCCCGTTCGTCTTCTGCGATACCGATGGCAACACCTTGCGCCGGAGCAACATCACCCGCCGCTCGTTCAAGCCGACGCTCAAGCGCGCAGGACTTCCCGACATGCGGTTCCACGATCTCCGGCACACGTCGGCATCGCTCCTGCTGACGAAGGGCGTGCATCCGAAGGTCGTCCAGGAGCGGCTGGGCCATTCGCAGATCAGCCTGACGCTCGACACCTACTCCCACGTGATGCCTTCGCTGCAGCGCGACGCGGCGAATTCCCTAGACGGGTTCCTGGTGCGCAAGAAGGCAACGACAGCTTGA